The Microcella sp. genome includes the window GCGCACCGGCAGCGGCGCGATGCCCAGACTCGCGAACAGCGGGCCCTCCTGGGCCCGCGCCAGCGCGATCTCGAGCGCCGCCCGCCTGCTCGGCGGCGTGGGGGTGAGCAGCTCGTCGAGCGAGACTCCGACGGCTCGAGCGACCGACTGCAGCTCGCTGAGCTTCGCCTCGCGCTTGCCGTTCTCGAGGCTCGACATGTGCGATGTCGCCACCCCGACGGCACTCGCCACGTCGGCGAGCGTGAGCGCGGCATCCGTTCGCAATTGCCGGATGCGCTTGCCGAGGGTCAACGAATCGATCACCTCATCAGCCTGAGGGGGTTTGAGCGGCGAATCGAGCATGTCGAGAGCCTGACAGGCCTCAGTTTTCAGCGCAACTGAACTTTCTCGGTATTTCAGGCGGTCTCGATCGGTTCGAGGGTCGATTCTTCGCCCAGTGTTGCTCACACGACCACCGGCGCCGCCGCTCATGCGACGGCTCTGTGCACTAACTACTGCAGAAGCGCCGCCCTCGCACAGTTCGCGGGCCAGGCGGGCAGTTCTGCAGACGTGAGTGCACAGCACCCCGAGCAACTATCGAAGGAGCACCTCATGACGCAGAACCAGCCGAACCGCCCGGGCGACCAGACCGAGACCGCCGCCGAGCTCGAGACCCGCTGGAAGACCGACGCCCGCTGGAACGGCGTGCGCCGCGACTACACCGCCGACGACGTCATCGCGCTGCGCGGCCCCGTGCGCGAAGAGCGCACGCTCGCCCGCCGCGGCGCCGAGAAGCTGTGGCAGCAGATTCAGGCCAACACCGACAACCCCGACGAGTGGACGTACGCCCTCGGCGCCCTCACCGGCAACCAGGCCGTGCAGCAGGTGCGCGCGGGCCTCAAGGCCATCTACTTGAGCGGCTGGCAGGTGGCCGCCGACGCCAACCTGTCGGGCCAGACCTACCCCGACCAGAGCCTCTACCCGGCCAACTCGGTGCCCGCCGTCGTGCGCCGCATCAACAACGCGTTGCTGCGCGCGGGCCAGATCGAGCAGAACGACACCGACTGGATGGCCCCCATCGTCGCCGACGCCGAGGCCGGCTTCGGCGGCCCGCTCAACGCCTACGAACTCATGCACGGCATGATCGAGGCCGGCGCCGCGGGCGTGCACTGGGAGGACCAGCTCGCGAGCGAGAAGAAGTGCGGCCACATGGGCGGCAAGGTGCTCGTTCCTACGAGCCAGCACATCCGCACCCTCAACGCCGCGCGCCTGGCCGCCGACGTGGCCGACGTGCCCACGATCGTCATCGCGCGCACCGACTCGCTCGCCGCCAACCTCATCACGAGCGACGTGGATGATCGAGACAAGCCCTTCCTCACCGGCGGCCGCACGGCCGAAGGCTTCTATGAGGTCGAGCCTGGCATCGGTCCGGTGCTCGCACGGGGGCACGCCTACGCCGAATACGCCGACTTGCTCTGGGTCGAGTCGAGCGAGCCCGACCTCGAGCTCGCGCGCGCCTTCGCCGAGAGCATCCACCAGGAGTTCCCCGGCAAGAAGCTCGCCTACAACTGCTCGCCGAGCTTCAACTGGAAGCGCCACCTCGACGACGACACCATCGCGAAGTTTCAGCGCGAACTGTCGGCCATGGGCTACGCGTTCCAATTCATCACCCTCGCGGGCTTCCACTCGCTCAACCACGGCATGTTCGAGCTCGCGAGCGGCTACCGCGACCGCCAGATGAGCGCCTACGTCGAGCTGCAGGAGGCCGAGTTTGCTTCCGAGGCTCACGGCTACACCGCCACCAAGCACCAGCGCGAAGTGGGCACCGGCTACTTCGACCGCATCGCCACGGCTCTCAACCCCGAGAGCGCGACCCTGGCACTCGTCGGCTCTACCGAGTCAGAGCAGTTTCACTAAACCTCTCGAACCAGACACGGAGACGATCATGAGCACGACACCGAACACCCTCAGCATCACCGGGCCGATGCGGCCGCGCTACGACGAGATACTGACCCCCGAGGCCGTGGGCTTCGTCACCGAGTTGCAGAACCGCTTCGCGAGCCGCCGCCACGAGCTGCTCGCCGAGCGCATGCAGCTGCGCTACGACCTGGGCAATGGGCGCGATCTGCACTTTCTTCCCGAGACGGCGCACATTCGTGACGACACCACGTGGCGGGTGGCCGGGGCCGGCCCCGGTCTCGATGATCGCCGCGTCGAGATCACGGGGCCGTGCGACCCGAAGATGACGATCAACGCGCTCAACTCGCGCGCCAACGTGTGGCTCGCCGACCTCGAAGACGCGACGAGCCCCACCTGGGGCAACATCATCGAGAGTCAGCTGTCACTCTTCGACGCGATTCGGGGGCAGCTCTCGTTCACGAACGACGCCGGCAAACGGTATGAGGTGACCGCCGAGCGCACGCCGACGATCGTCATGCGACCGCGCGGGTGGCACCTGGTCGAGAAGCACATCGAGCACGTGGATGCTCAGGGCCGACGCCTCGCCGCGAGCGCGAGCCTCGTCGACTTCGGGCTCTATCTGTTTCACAACGCGCACGAGCTCATCGCTCGCGGCCGGGGGCCCTACTTCTACCTGCCGAAACTCGAGAACCACCGCGAAGCCCGGTTGTGGAACGACGTGTTCACGTTTGCCGAGCAGCGCCTGGGCCTGCCC containing:
- the aceA gene encoding isocitrate lyase, which gives rise to MTQNQPNRPGDQTETAAELETRWKTDARWNGVRRDYTADDVIALRGPVREERTLARRGAEKLWQQIQANTDNPDEWTYALGALTGNQAVQQVRAGLKAIYLSGWQVAADANLSGQTYPDQSLYPANSVPAVVRRINNALLRAGQIEQNDTDWMAPIVADAEAGFGGPLNAYELMHGMIEAGAAGVHWEDQLASEKKCGHMGGKVLVPTSQHIRTLNAARLAADVADVPTIVIARTDSLAANLITSDVDDRDKPFLTGGRTAEGFYEVEPGIGPVLARGHAYAEYADLLWVESSEPDLELARAFAESIHQEFPGKKLAYNCSPSFNWKRHLDDDTIAKFQRELSAMGYAFQFITLAGFHSLNHGMFELASGYRDRQMSAYVELQEAEFASEAHGYTATKHQREVGTGYFDRIATALNPESATLALVGSTESEQFH